A window of the Rhizobium viscosum genome harbors these coding sequences:
- a CDS encoding SDR family NAD(P)-dependent oxidoreductase, producing the protein MILRDRVAIVTGAGSGIGRAGAQIIAREGAHVIVADINFANAEETAGLIAAAGGSAESLVIDVTDDRALETGITATAVRHGRIDILHNHAGAQVAGDLEQVAVEGFDKSWSLNVRAHFMAARFVMPIMKKAGKGVILNTSSSSGVLYDREMIAYTTTKHAVIAMTRQMAGDYAKFGIRVNALCPGWVDTPFNEPFIAQMGGRSKIEGYIAEKVPLGRWADVSEIAEPILFLVSDRSSYMTGQILVVDGGETIV; encoded by the coding sequence ATGATACTGAGAGATCGCGTTGCAATCGTCACCGGCGCAGGCTCGGGCATCGGTCGGGCCGGCGCACAGATCATCGCGCGCGAAGGTGCCCATGTCATCGTTGCCGACATCAATTTCGCAAATGCCGAAGAGACCGCCGGTCTCATTGCCGCGGCAGGCGGCAGTGCCGAAAGCCTGGTGATCGATGTCACCGACGACAGGGCGCTTGAAACCGGCATAACCGCTACTGCCGTACGCCATGGCCGGATCGACATTTTGCACAATCATGCGGGTGCTCAGGTCGCCGGAGATCTGGAGCAGGTCGCCGTGGAAGGCTTCGACAAGTCCTGGAGCCTGAATGTGCGGGCGCATTTCATGGCAGCGCGTTTCGTCATGCCGATCATGAAAAAAGCCGGCAAAGGCGTAATCCTGAATACGTCGTCCTCATCTGGCGTGCTCTACGATCGCGAAATGATCGCCTATACGACGACCAAACACGCTGTCATCGCCATGACCCGGCAGATGGCCGGCGACTATGCAAAATTCGGCATCCGCGTGAATGCGCTTTGTCCTGGATGGGTCGACACGCCATTCAATGAGCCGTTCATCGCGCAGATGGGCGGGCGCAGCAAAATCGAAGGCTACATCGCCGAAAAGGTGCCGCTCGGCCGCTGGGCGGATGTGTCGGAAATCGCCGAGCCGATCCTGTTCCTGGTCTCAGACCGCTCGTCCTACATGACGGGGCAGATTCTCGTCGTCGACGGCGGCGAAACCATCGTTTAG
- a CDS encoding L-idonate 5-dehydrogenase translates to MQTRLARLYAKGDLRIETDPVAAPGPGEVLLKMAAAGICGSDLHYYQDGGFGPVRVREPMIPGHEAAGTVEQAGESVTLKAGTLVAVNPSQPCGACEYCSIGLPIHCLEMRFMGSAMRLPHEQGMFREWLVVPAKQCVEVGASITAAEAACSEPLSVCLHAASRAPGIAGKKVLVTGAGPIGSLMVAVVSHYEAAEIVVTDLADAALARAKAMGASRTINAVRDAESFAEFQSGKGYFDLVFECSAAAPAIHSAIAAARPRGTIVQVGVSGDVPVPLNAIVGKELHIHGTQRFHEEFAVAVDLISRRKIDVRPIISHRMPLGDAVSAFEIAGDRSLACKVQLTFQSP, encoded by the coding sequence ATGCAGACACGTCTGGCACGGCTTTATGCAAAGGGCGATCTCAGGATCGAGACTGATCCGGTCGCAGCCCCCGGTCCGGGCGAAGTGCTTTTGAAGATGGCAGCCGCAGGTATCTGCGGCTCCGACCTGCATTATTACCAGGATGGCGGTTTCGGTCCGGTCAGGGTTCGCGAGCCGATGATACCTGGTCACGAGGCCGCTGGAACCGTGGAGCAGGCAGGTGAGAGCGTCACCCTGAAGGCCGGCACACTGGTCGCGGTCAATCCGAGCCAGCCTTGCGGTGCCTGCGAATATTGCAGCATAGGCTTGCCGATCCACTGCCTGGAAATGCGCTTCATGGGCAGTGCGATGCGCTTGCCGCATGAGCAGGGCATGTTTCGGGAATGGCTGGTGGTGCCGGCCAAACAATGTGTTGAGGTTGGAGCCTCGATAACGGCTGCGGAAGCGGCCTGCAGCGAGCCGCTATCCGTCTGCCTGCATGCCGCATCGCGCGCACCAGGCATTGCCGGCAAGAAAGTCCTGGTAACGGGTGCCGGACCGATCGGCTCCCTGATGGTTGCCGTTGTCAGTCATTATGAGGCGGCAGAGATTGTCGTCACGGATCTTGCCGATGCGGCGCTCGCGCGGGCGAAAGCCATGGGCGCCAGCCGCACGATCAACGCGGTCCGGGATGCAGAGTCATTTGCCGAATTCCAGTCAGGAAAAGGCTATTTCGATCTCGTGTTCGAATGTTCCGCCGCCGCCCCAGCCATCCATAGCGCGATTGCGGCGGCCCGGCCGCGCGGCACTATCGTCCAGGTGGGCGTCTCAGGCGACGTACCGGTGCCTCTCAACGCCATCGTCGGCAAGGAACTGCATATCCACGGAACGCAGCGCTTCCATGAGGAATTTGCCGTTGCCGTCGACCTGATCTCGCGGCGGAAGATCGATGTGCGGCCGATCATCAGCCACAGAATGCCGCTCGGAGACGCTGTTTCGGCCTTTGAAATTGCCGGCGACCGTTCGCTGGCCTGCAAGGTGCAACTGACCTTCCAGTCGCCCTAA
- a CDS encoding TRAP transporter large permease: MLLLLGSFLLLMLIGVPVAISMAVASVLYIVLYGVAPDIIVAQRMIAGVESFPLLAVPFFILAGNLMNSAGVTGRIYSFAVALVGWMKGGLAQVNIIGSVIFSGMSGTALADAAGIGTIEIKAMKDHGYPVEAAVGVTAASATLGPIFPPSLPFVIYGMMANVSIGALFMAGILPGVVMTLLMMITVAAFAYVKRWGSDAPFDVKQLLSAGLEIVVVLLVPLSIYVMMRSGVSMNAAAGIALVVLLALDWYFRFSAVMALMTPVILIGGMTMGWFTPTEAAVAAVLWSLFLGLVRYRTMTLSTLAKASFDTIETTASVLFIVTAASVFAWLLTVSQAAQLLSDAILSITDNKWVFLILVNLLMLFVGCFLDTIAAITILVPILLPIVAKFGIDPVQFGLIMTLNLMIGLLHPPLGMVLFVLSRVAKLSVERTTMAILPWLAPLFIALILITFVPSVSLWLPQQLGLLK, encoded by the coding sequence ATGCTGCTCTTGCTTGGCTCGTTTCTGCTGCTGATGCTGATCGGCGTGCCCGTCGCAATCTCGATGGCCGTCGCATCCGTTCTCTACATTGTTCTCTATGGTGTTGCGCCCGACATCATCGTCGCTCAGCGAATGATCGCGGGTGTCGAAAGTTTCCCGCTTCTCGCTGTTCCCTTCTTCATCCTTGCCGGCAATCTCATGAATTCGGCAGGTGTCACCGGCCGCATCTATTCCTTCGCCGTCGCGCTCGTCGGCTGGATGAAGGGTGGTCTCGCGCAGGTCAATATCATCGGTTCCGTCATCTTCTCGGGCATGTCCGGTACTGCGCTCGCCGATGCGGCAGGCATCGGCACGATCGAGATCAAGGCGATGAAGGATCACGGCTATCCGGTCGAGGCCGCAGTCGGAGTAACGGCGGCGTCTGCCACGCTCGGGCCGATCTTCCCGCCGTCCTTGCCCTTCGTAATCTACGGTATGATGGCCAATGTCTCGATCGGCGCTCTTTTCATGGCCGGCATCCTGCCGGGCGTCGTCATGACGTTGCTGATGATGATCACCGTCGCAGCCTTCGCCTACGTGAAGCGCTGGGGTTCCGATGCACCCTTCGACGTGAAACAGCTCCTTTCCGCAGGTTTGGAGATCGTCGTCGTCCTGCTGGTGCCGCTGTCGATCTACGTCATGATGCGGTCAGGCGTATCGATGAACGCTGCGGCGGGCATCGCGCTTGTCGTGCTTCTGGCACTGGACTGGTATTTCCGCTTTTCCGCCGTCATGGCGCTGATGACGCCGGTCATCCTGATCGGTGGCATGACCATGGGCTGGTTCACGCCGACGGAAGCGGCCGTCGCCGCTGTGCTCTGGTCGCTGTTCCTTGGCCTTGTTCGCTATCGCACGATGACGCTCTCGACGCTTGCCAAGGCGAGCTTCGACACGATCGAGACGACGGCCTCCGTTCTCTTCATCGTCACTGCCGCCTCGGTCTTCGCATGGCTGCTGACAGTGAGCCAGGCGGCGCAGCTTCTGTCTGACGCGATCCTGTCGATCACCGACAATAAATGGGTGTTCCTGATCCTTGTGAACCTGCTGATGCTCTTCGTCGGCTGCTTTTTGGACACAATCGCGGCCATTACCATCCTCGTACCGATCCTTCTGCCGATCGTCGCGAAGTTTGGCATCGATCCGGTACAGTTCGGCCTCATCATGACTCTGAACCTGATGATCGGCCTGCTCCATCCGCCGCTCGGCATGGTGCTTTTCGTGCTGTCGCGGGTGGCGAAACTATCGGTGGAGCGTACGACGATGGCGATCCTGCCTTGGCTTGCGCCGCTTTTCATCGCCTTGATCCTGATCACCTTCGTTCCCTCCGTATCCCTGTGGCTGCCGCAGCAGCTTGGGCTTCTGAAGTAG
- a CDS encoding TRAP transporter small permease produces the protein MSQEVHTQITAEEIGHEFEGHAPTANVSDYAIEDWITLIVFWLMAGCVFLQFFTRYVLNNSYAWTEEIAVNCLIGVVFLGAVMCVRTSRHIQVDVFYHYMPAGLARVLATFVDIVRIGFFAYGCYLMWRYVQIVADEQMVTVDLPRNIVFYSVLAAFVLMLIRAVIVFITNLRRGYSVLERPEEFHAVEG, from the coding sequence ATGTCTCAAGAAGTCCACACGCAAATCACCGCCGAGGAGATCGGCCACGAGTTCGAAGGGCATGCGCCCACCGCCAATGTCTCGGACTACGCCATCGAAGACTGGATTACGCTGATCGTCTTCTGGCTGATGGCCGGCTGCGTTTTCCTGCAGTTCTTCACCCGTTATGTGCTGAACAACAGCTATGCTTGGACCGAGGAGATCGCCGTCAACTGCCTGATCGGCGTCGTTTTCTTGGGCGCCGTCATGTGCGTGCGCACCTCGCGCCACATCCAGGTGGACGTCTTCTATCATTACATGCCGGCAGGCCTTGCGCGCGTTCTCGCAACCTTCGTGGATATCGTCCGCATCGGCTTCTTCGCCTATGGCTGCTATCTGATGTGGCGCTACGTCCAGATCGTCGCTGACGAGCAGATGGTCACCGTCGATTTGCCGCGCAACATCGTCTTCTACAGCGTGCTTGCCGCCTTCGTGCTGATGCTGATCCGGGCGGTGATTGTCTTCATCACTAATTTGCGCCGCGGCTATTCCGTTCTGGAACGCCCCGAAGAATTCCACGCCGTCGAAGGATGA
- a CDS encoding sialic acid TRAP transporter substrate-binding protein SiaP, translating to MKLKLTTILCTAAAIMATTAIAHAQTVLKWAHVYETSEPFHTDSLWAAEEINKRTNGRYKIEVYPASQLGKEADINQGLKLGTVDIIISGSSFAARDYKPIGVTYFPYIFRSPEHLIAYTKSDVFKRLAKGYEDKTGNHIAAVSYYGTRHTTANKPIAKCADMQGLKIRVPDVPAYLAMPRACGANTTPIAFAEVYLALQNGTVEAQENPLTTIEAKKFYEVQKNIILTGHIVDHLNTVISKTLWSSLSDEDKKIFGDVMQEAAERTTKTIEGKENGLITTFKEKGLSVTEVDKADFEKTVAEKVKFEDFGYDKADWEAIRAIQ from the coding sequence ATGAAGTTGAAACTGACGACGATACTCTGCACGGCCGCCGCAATCATGGCGACAACGGCGATCGCACATGCCCAGACTGTGCTGAAATGGGCCCATGTCTACGAGACATCCGAACCTTTCCACACGGATTCCCTCTGGGCCGCGGAAGAGATCAACAAGCGCACCAACGGCCGTTACAAGATCGAGGTCTATCCGGCTTCGCAACTCGGCAAGGAAGCCGATATCAACCAGGGCCTCAAGCTCGGCACGGTCGATATCATCATCTCCGGGTCGAGCTTTGCCGCCCGCGACTACAAGCCGATCGGTGTGACCTATTTCCCCTATATCTTCCGCAGCCCGGAGCACTTGATTGCCTACACCAAGAGCGACGTCTTCAAGCGCCTGGCCAAGGGTTATGAGGACAAGACCGGCAACCATATCGCCGCCGTCAGCTATTACGGGACGCGCCATACGACGGCCAACAAGCCGATCGCCAAATGCGCCGACATGCAGGGCCTGAAGATCCGCGTGCCTGACGTCCCGGCCTATCTCGCCATGCCGCGCGCCTGCGGCGCCAACACCACGCCGATCGCCTTTGCCGAGGTCTATCTCGCCTTGCAGAACGGCACGGTCGAGGCGCAGGAAAACCCGCTGACGACGATTGAGGCCAAGAAGTTCTACGAAGTCCAGAAGAACATCATCCTGACCGGTCACATTGTCGATCACCTGAATACGGTGATCTCGAAGACGTTGTGGTCGAGCCTTTCCGATGAAGACAAGAAGATCTTCGGCGACGTCATGCAGGAAGCTGCCGAGCGCACGACCAAGACCATCGAAGGCAAGGAAAACGGCCTGATCACTACCTTCAAGGAAAAGGGTCTGAGCGTCACCGAGGTCGACAAGGCCGACTTCGAGAAGACGGTTGCGGAAAAGGTCAAGTTCGAGGACTTCGGCTACGATAAAGCCGATTGGGAGGCGATCCGCGCGATCCAGTAA
- a CDS encoding FadR/GntR family transcriptional regulator, with protein MFSAVESRRLYRQVADQIRLMIIRGELAVGQRLPAERELAEQLSVSRPTLREALIVLEVEGYINIRMGSGIYVTRKHVVEATGSEREPVEGPFELLQARAIIECAIAEEAAKSVRPEDIAVLDEALRAMSGVVEDARAVLVADRAFHTGIAAIVGNATLIRVTGEMFDMRMTPYFEKLASHFEGPVSWRSALEEHRVIRDAIAAGDTAGAKAAMRTHLTNSQKRFSESFGEEFSGEEGRGQTAGPNKGKAAT; from the coding sequence ATGTTTTCGGCAGTTGAATCACGCCGCCTCTACAGGCAGGTGGCGGACCAGATTCGTCTGATGATTATCCGAGGCGAACTTGCCGTCGGCCAGAGGCTGCCGGCCGAGCGCGAACTTGCGGAGCAGCTTTCGGTTTCGCGCCCCACGCTGCGCGAGGCGCTGATAGTGCTGGAGGTCGAGGGATACATCAATATCCGCATGGGCTCTGGCATCTATGTCACGCGCAAACATGTGGTCGAAGCGACCGGCAGTGAGCGCGAACCGGTCGAAGGTCCTTTCGAGCTGCTGCAGGCCCGCGCCATCATCGAATGCGCGATAGCAGAGGAGGCCGCAAAAAGCGTCCGCCCTGAGGACATTGCCGTCCTCGACGAGGCGCTGAGAGCAATGAGCGGCGTGGTGGAGGATGCGCGCGCCGTGCTTGTCGCCGACCGCGCCTTTCATACCGGCATCGCCGCTATCGTCGGCAATGCGACCTTGATCCGGGTCACCGGCGAGATGTTCGACATGCGCATGACGCCGTATTTCGAAAAGCTCGCCAGCCATTTCGAAGGACCGGTGTCATGGCGCAGCGCACTGGAAGAGCACCGGGTTATACGCGATGCGATCGCCGCCGGCGATACGGCAGGGGCGAAGGCCGCCATGCGCACGCATCTGACGAATTCGCAGAAGAGGTTTTCCGAAAGCTTCGGGGAGGAGTTTTCGGGCGAGGAGGGGCGCGGCCAAACGGCCGGGCCGAACAAGGGAAAAGCAGCCACTTAA
- a CDS encoding Ldh family oxidoreductase produces MTSDSKNPTGSLAPLAAIEDFCRKVFLAAGTDQETADAATRGMLHGTRYGIDSHGVRLLPHYVKGLTEGRLNPRPHLVLANAFGAVASLDADNGHGALATYTGMEHATRLAGEFGIGAVAIRNSSHFGPAGAYAFEAAQRGFIGFAFCNSDSFVRLHDGAMRFHGTNPIACAVPVKGDNPWLFDMATSAVPYNRVLLYRSLGRQLPEGVASDERGYDTADPDVADMLAPLGGEFGFKGAGLAGIPEILSAALTGMKLSFDIAPMPGPDFSTPRGLGAFVMALNPAAFLDIEIFDAAMKRYVETLRASPPREGFRVMAPGDREWAVAAERKKHGAMLDPATVEALRTLASTYRLTSPV; encoded by the coding sequence ATGACGAGTGACAGCAAAAATCCCACTGGTTCCCTGGCACCTCTGGCCGCGATCGAGGATTTCTGCCGAAAGGTCTTCCTCGCCGCCGGCACGGACCAGGAGACGGCGGATGCCGCGACGCGGGGAATGCTGCATGGTACGCGCTATGGCATCGACAGCCATGGTGTGCGCCTGCTTCCTCATTATGTGAAGGGACTGACCGAAGGACGTCTCAATCCACGCCCGCATCTCGTGTTGGCAAACGCCTTTGGCGCCGTCGCGTCGCTCGATGCGGATAATGGCCATGGCGCGCTTGCCACCTATACGGGCATGGAGCATGCCACGCGTCTTGCCGGGGAATTCGGGATCGGTGCGGTTGCGATCCGCAATTCCTCGCATTTCGGACCGGCAGGTGCTTATGCGTTCGAGGCCGCCCAACGCGGCTTCATCGGCTTTGCTTTCTGCAATTCCGATAGCTTCGTGCGTCTGCACGACGGCGCCATGCGCTTTCATGGCACCAATCCGATCGCCTGCGCTGTCCCTGTCAAGGGAGATAACCCGTGGCTCTTCGACATGGCGACGAGCGCCGTGCCCTATAACCGCGTGCTGCTCTATCGCAGCCTCGGCCGCCAACTGCCCGAAGGGGTTGCCTCCGATGAGCGGGGTTACGACACGGCCGATCCCGATGTGGCCGACATGCTGGCGCCGCTTGGCGGCGAATTCGGTTTCAAGGGTGCAGGGCTTGCCGGCATTCCCGAGATTCTGAGTGCCGCACTTACAGGTATGAAGCTGAGTTTCGATATTGCTCCGATGCCCGGGCCGGATTTTTCGACACCGCGCGGTCTCGGTGCTTTCGTCATGGCCCTGAACCCTGCAGCCTTCCTTGATATCGAAATCTTCGACGCTGCCATGAAACGCTACGTCGAAACCTTGAGGGCGTCTCCGCCACGCGAAGGCTTCAGGGTAATGGCGCCTGGCGACCGCGAATGGGCTGTCGCCGCCGAGCGGAAAAAACATGGCGCGATGCTGGATCCGGCGACGGTCGAGGCCCTTAGGACCCTTGCGTCCACTTATCGACTGACCAGCCCGGTCTGA
- a CDS encoding helix-turn-helix domain-containing protein has product MRDDHFNRSGEWAGSPRSFLIERHTADAMSAAHWHDHVEINLLLDGAMTYLFNGRQERVEAGRLVLFWAAIPHQTILVTPEAPLICVYLPLVDFLALSIDKKARQAIMQGAFVVEPRRRETTSLTVSAWVDEWGKGDPVRRQLIADEVKLRVRRLILDHADDRGTSVAAAATPVSPAIRHSEVLTDLINRHFSEPLNLVDLGRRANVHPTTANRAFRDVLGISVMEYLTRYRLARAMQRLAETEDPILEIALDCGFGSSSRFYDIFKQRTGTTPRQFRLSLGKP; this is encoded by the coding sequence ATGAGAGACGATCATTTCAACAGGAGCGGCGAATGGGCGGGATCGCCGCGGAGCTTCCTGATCGAGCGCCACACGGCCGATGCCATGAGTGCAGCGCATTGGCACGACCATGTCGAGATCAACCTGCTTCTCGATGGCGCTATGACTTATCTCTTCAATGGCCGGCAGGAGCGGGTCGAGGCCGGGCGTCTTGTCCTCTTCTGGGCGGCCATTCCCCATCAAACAATCCTGGTGACGCCGGAGGCGCCGCTCATCTGCGTCTACCTTCCGCTCGTCGATTTTCTCGCGCTCTCCATCGACAAGAAGGCGAGACAGGCGATCATGCAGGGTGCCTTCGTCGTCGAGCCCCGCCGCCGCGAGACGACATCGCTCACCGTCTCTGCCTGGGTCGACGAATGGGGCAAGGGCGATCCCGTCCGGCGCCAGCTGATCGCCGACGAGGTCAAGCTTAGGGTGCGCCGGCTCATCCTTGATCACGCCGATGATCGAGGCACGTCCGTCGCAGCCGCCGCAACGCCGGTAAGCCCCGCCATCCGCCACTCAGAGGTGCTGACCGACCTGATCAACCGGCATTTTTCCGAACCGCTCAACCTGGTGGATCTTGGAAGGCGTGCCAATGTGCACCCGACTACAGCCAACCGGGCGTTTCGCGATGTGCTTGGCATTTCAGTAATGGAATATCTGACGCGCTATCGTCTCGCGAGAGCAATGCAGCGGCTGGCCGAGACCGAGGACCCGATCCTGGAGATTGCCCTCGACTGCGGCTTCGGCTCCAGCAGCCGGTTTTACGACATCTTCAAGCAGCGAACCGGCACGACGCCCCGGCAGTTTCGCCTGTCGCTCGGCAAGCCGTAA
- the melA gene encoding alpha-glucosidase/alpha-galactosidase, producing the protein MPKICLVGAGSTVFAQNILGDVLSTPSGSDYVISLFDIDPERLKTSEIVARRICEALDLKKVRVEATLDRREALRGSDFVILMMQVGGYKPATVTDFEVPKRYGLRQTIADTLGIGGIFRGLRTIPVLEAICRDMEEVCPDALLMQYVNPMAINCWAIKELAPSIRTVGLCHSVQHTAAHLASCLDEDIVDINYISAGINHVAFFLKYEKLHADGRREDLYPRLKALTGEGRVPDDDRVRFDVLKRLGHFVTESSEHFSEYTSWYIKDRRPELIDKLNIPLDEYISRCERQISEWHALRRDLEGDKPIEVCRSNEYAAGIINAAVTGNPALIYGNVPNNGLIENLPPECIVEVPCHVDRNGIQPTRIGRIPSQLAAVMKLSVSVQELTVEAALTGKRDRIYQAALLDPHTSAELSPDEIWVLVDDLIEAHGDLLPKYR; encoded by the coding sequence ATGCCGAAGATTTGCCTCGTGGGTGCGGGCAGCACCGTTTTTGCGCAGAACATTCTGGGGGATGTGCTCTCTACTCCCTCGGGCAGCGACTATGTGATCAGCCTGTTTGATATCGACCCTGAGCGGCTGAAGACATCGGAGATCGTTGCGCGGCGCATCTGCGAGGCGCTCGACCTGAAGAAAGTCAGGGTCGAGGCTACACTCGATCGTCGCGAGGCACTGCGCGGATCGGATTTCGTTATCCTGATGATGCAGGTCGGCGGTTACAAGCCGGCTACTGTGACGGATTTCGAAGTGCCGAAGCGATACGGCCTGCGTCAGACTATTGCCGATACGCTCGGCATCGGCGGGATCTTCCGCGGACTTCGCACCATTCCGGTGCTGGAAGCGATCTGCCGCGATATGGAAGAGGTCTGCCCGGACGCGCTGCTGATGCAATATGTGAACCCGATGGCGATCAATTGCTGGGCCATCAAGGAACTGGCGCCCAGTATCCGCACGGTCGGCCTTTGCCATAGCGTACAACATACCGCCGCCCATCTTGCCTCCTGCCTGGACGAAGACATTGTAGACATCAACTACATCTCGGCTGGCATCAACCACGTCGCCTTCTTCCTGAAATACGAGAAGCTGCATGCCGATGGCCGGCGCGAAGATCTCTATCCCCGCCTGAAGGCCCTCACCGGCGAGGGACGCGTGCCGGACGACGACCGGGTACGCTTCGATGTGCTGAAGCGGCTCGGCCATTTCGTAACGGAATCCAGTGAGCATTTCTCCGAATATACGTCTTGGTACATCAAGGATCGTCGCCCCGAACTCATCGACAAACTCAACATCCCGCTCGACGAATATATAAGCCGCTGTGAGCGGCAGATTTCCGAATGGCATGCCCTGCGCCGCGATCTCGAAGGCGACAAGCCGATCGAGGTCTGCCGAAGCAATGAATATGCTGCAGGCATTATCAACGCTGCCGTCACAGGCAATCCCGCACTGATCTACGGCAACGTTCCCAACAATGGCCTGATCGAAAACTTGCCGCCCGAATGTATCGTGGAAGTGCCCTGCCATGTGGACCGGAACGGCATCCAGCCGACCCGCATCGGCAGAATTCCCTCGCAGCTTGCCGCGGTCATGAAGCTCAGTGTCTCGGTTCAAGAACTGACCGTGGAAGCAGCACTGACAGGCAAGCGCGATCGCATCTATCAGGCCGCGCTGCTTGATCCGCATACATCGGCAGAACTGTCGCCGGATGAGATCTGGGTCTTGGTTGACGACTTGATCGAAGCACACGGCGACCTGCTGCCTAAATACCGCTGA
- a CDS encoding DeoR/GlpR family DNA-binding transcription regulator has protein sequence MNQTGGVKTDRLDAIRSHLYANGFSTIQDLADAVGASLATVRRDLQVLEQDGAIDRVHGGARIAEGSSVELAFQEREKRHLSAKRAIANAAYEKLLPRTAIFLDAGTTVLQLARLIRINPMPLRIFTNGLIVAQEFLNIPHLEVVLLGGHLRSENASLVGPQAEAMLETIWFDQLFLGASAISPDGAIYSVDSAEASLNRRMLARSANGYVLADSSKFGTMATYKVAPLIAAKLITDKGLAPQWRAELANFGVDATYAELGAKE, from the coding sequence GTGAATCAGACTGGCGGCGTGAAAACTGACCGGCTCGATGCCATCCGCAGCCATCTCTATGCGAACGGCTTTTCGACCATTCAGGATCTGGCCGATGCGGTCGGCGCTTCGCTCGCAACAGTCCGGCGCGACCTGCAGGTTCTTGAGCAGGACGGCGCGATCGACAGGGTGCATGGCGGGGCCCGCATCGCCGAAGGGTCCTCGGTCGAACTGGCCTTCCAGGAGCGTGAAAAGCGCCATCTTTCGGCCAAGCGCGCGATCGCGAACGCGGCCTATGAAAAGCTTTTGCCGCGCACGGCGATCTTCCTCGATGCCGGCACGACGGTCCTTCAGCTTGCCCGGCTGATCCGCATCAATCCGATGCCGCTGCGCATCTTCACCAACGGTCTGATCGTCGCTCAGGAATTCCTGAACATTCCGCATCTCGAAGTCGTGCTTCTCGGCGGTCATCTGCGCAGTGAAAATGCCTCTCTCGTCGGCCCGCAGGCTGAAGCCATGCTGGAAACGATCTGGTTCGATCAGCTCTTTCTGGGTGCCAGCGCCATCAGCCCGGATGGGGCGATCTATAGTGTCGACAGCGCCGAAGCCAGCCTGAACAGGCGCATGCTCGCCCGCTCTGCCAATGGTTACGTTCTCGCCGATTCCTCGAAATTCGGGACGATGGCGACATACAAGGTCGCGCCGCTGATTGCGGCAAAACTCATCACCGACAAGGGCCTGGCGCCCCAATGGCGAGCCGAACTCGCCAATTTCGGTGTCGATGCAACCTATGCCGAGCTCGGAGCAAAAGAATGA
- a CDS encoding N-acetylglucosamine kinase → MSDELILGIDGGGSKVLVTLADNEGRILRTGLGGGVNPMDNPDWRQELEQHIEPFRNEPGLAAVGAALPAYGEVAHLSSLQRRCIDEAFPDIRRTVLNDVDAAHLGAFAGRPGILVLSGTGSMSWARNGAGASARVGGWGDVIGDEGSSYWIGREALHLISQSLDGRAKPTALAKVVYEHLELDMSDPINALGGWISGLARPRAGIAALSVLVDQVASKGDEAAIDLIERAAEELAKHHWAISGHCETGTDWTYAGGTFSSRLLLEAVERRIGRRAVSPVLPPVGGALLAAAQLLDWQLDERWFGQIAVATETVIARSRQ, encoded by the coding sequence ATGAGCGACGAGTTGATCCTCGGCATCGACGGCGGCGGCAGCAAGGTGCTCGTCACTCTCGCCGACAACGAAGGCAGGATACTGCGCACCGGGCTTGGCGGCGGCGTCAATCCCATGGATAACCCGGACTGGCGACAGGAACTGGAGCAGCATATCGAACCGTTCCGCAATGAGCCGGGATTGGCCGCTGTTGGCGCTGCCTTGCCTGCTTACGGCGAAGTTGCGCATCTCTCCTCTCTCCAGAGGCGATGCATCGACGAAGCTTTCCCGGATATCCGCAGAACCGTCCTCAACGATGTCGACGCCGCCCATCTCGGCGCCTTCGCCGGGCGCCCGGGCATACTCGTCCTGTCGGGGACCGGTTCCATGTCCTGGGCACGCAACGGCGCAGGTGCCTCCGCACGCGTCGGCGGTTGGGGCGATGTGATCGGCGACGAAGGCAGCAGCTACTGGATCGGCCGCGAAGCATTGCACCTTATCAGCCAGAGCCTTGATGGACGCGCCAAGCCCACCGCGCTGGCAAAGGTTGTTTACGAGCACCTCGAGCTCGACATGTCAGATCCGATCAACGCTCTCGGCGGCTGGATTAGCGGGCTTGCAAGGCCGCGCGCGGGTATTGCGGCTCTCTCCGTCCTTGTCGACCAGGTAGCGAGCAAAGGCGACGAAGCAGCAATCGATCTGATCGAAAGAGCAGCTGAAGAGCTTGCCAAGCACCATTGGGCAATATCGGGCCATTGTGAAACCGGCACCGACTGGACTTATGCGGGCGGGACCTTTTCCAGCCGGCTGCTGCTCGAGGCCGTCGAACGACGGATCGGCCGGCGGGCGGTCTCACCTGTACTTCCCCCCGTTGGCGGCGCGCTTCTGGCCGCCGCCCAACTTCTCGACTGGCAGCTTGACGAGCGCTGGTTCGGGCAAATCGCGGTCGCGACAGAAACCGTGATCGCGCGATCAAGACAATGA